The following are encoded in a window of Rissa tridactyla isolate bRisTri1 chromosome 3, bRisTri1.patW.cur.20221130, whole genome shotgun sequence genomic DNA:
- the OLIG3 gene encoding oligodendrocyte transcription factor 3, whose protein sequence is MNSDSSSVSSRASSPDMDEMYLRDHHHHHHHHHHQDSRLNSVSSTQNDLVQKMSGEGLSRNGSKAGGEGSKYKIKKQLSEQDLQQLRLKINGRERKRMHDLNLAMDGLREVMPYAHGPSVRKLSKIATLLLARNYILMLTSSLEEMKRLVGEIYGGHHSAFHCGTVGHSAGHPPHAAGTVHQVHPILGSALSSANTSSSLSASLPAIGTIRPPHSLLKTPSTPPALQLGSGFQHWAGLPCPCTICQMPPPPHLSALTASNMARISGETKDLLK, encoded by the coding sequence ATGAATTCTGACTCCAGCTCTGTCTCCAGCAGAGCTTCCTCTCCAGACATGGATGAGATGTACCTGagagaccaccaccaccaccaccaccatcatcaccacCAAGACAGCCGGCTCAACTCCGTCTCCTCCACCCAGAACGACCTGGTGCAGAAGATGTCCGGGGAAGGCCTCTCCAGGAACGGCTCCAAGGCCGGAGGGGAAGGCAGCAAGTACAAAATCAAGAAGCAGCTCTCGGAGCAGGACCTGCAGCAGCTGCGGCTGAAGATCAACGGCCGGGAGCGTAAGAGGATGCACGACCTCAACCTCGCCATGGACGGGCTGCGGGAGGTGATGCCCTACGCCCACGGACCTTCCGTGAGAAAACTCTCCAAAATCGCCACCCTCCTGCTGGCCAGAAACTATATCCTGATGCTCACCAGCTCCCTGGAGGAGATGAAGAGGCTGGTGGGGGAAATCTACGGGGGGCACCACTCGGCCTTTCACTGCGGCACGGTGGGACACTCCGCCGGGCACCCGCCCCACGCCGCCGGCACCGTGCACCAGGTGCACCCCATCCTCGGCAGTGCCTTGTCCTCCGCCaacacctcctcctccctctccgccTCCCTGCCGGCCATCGGCACCATCCGGCCCCCCCACTCCCTGCTCAAGACCCCCTCGACCCCCCCCGCCCTACAGCTCGGCAGCGGCTTCCAGCACTGGGCGGGCTTGCCGTGCCCCTGCACCATCTGCCAgatgccccccccgccccacctctCGGCCCTCACCGCCTCCAACATGGCCAGGATCTCGGGGGAGACCAAGGACCTGCTGAAGTGA